Proteins from one Pontibacter korlensis genomic window:
- a CDS encoding SirB2 family protein codes for MQATIAFLHTHVLVVVLFLLLFTFKTVLLLLNKHKALAKARKQTRMLDIIFGTLILVTGGYLLFSYQGVPSWLITKVVLVLVAIPLGIVGIKRENKMLAVLSLLIFLYIYCVAETKSLTMQNPGPVENATTGATATPETDAAETGDARLGESKELQKGIIGAIGEAQLANAKSIYTQLCETCHGADGTKGLGGAANLQVSNLSHNNRVNVIEKGRGLMPAFGSQLTDEEVEALAAYTMTLKK; via the coding sequence ATGCAAGCAACTATCGCTTTTCTGCACACACATGTACTGGTGGTAGTGCTTTTCCTGCTCCTGTTCACCTTTAAGACAGTTCTGTTGCTGCTAAACAAGCACAAGGCGCTGGCCAAGGCACGCAAGCAAACAAGAATGCTCGACATCATTTTCGGCACTTTGATACTTGTTACCGGAGGTTACCTGCTGTTTAGCTACCAGGGTGTTCCAAGCTGGCTGATTACTAAGGTTGTTCTAGTACTTGTGGCTATACCACTAGGTATTGTCGGCATCAAGCGTGAGAACAAAATGCTGGCTGTACTGTCGCTGTTAATCTTCCTGTACATCTACTGCGTAGCGGAGACCAAAAGCCTAACGATGCAAAACCCCGGACCAGTGGAAAATGCAACTACAGGGGCTACGGCTACACCTGAGACAGATGCGGCCGAAACTGGTGATGCAAGACTCGGCGAATCAAAGGAGCTGCAAAAGGGAATTATAGGAGCCATAGGTGAGGCACAACTTGCTAATGCCAAGTCAATTTATACTCAACTTTGTGAGACTTGCCACGGTGCCGACGGAACCAAAGGTTTGGGAGGCGCTGCCAACCTGCAGGTAAGCAACCTGAGCCACAACAATCGTGTAAACGTAATCGAGAAAGGCCGTGGACTAATGCCGGCCTTCGGCAGCCAGCTAACGGACGAAGAAGTCGAGGCCTTGGCTGCTTATACCATGACGCTTAAAAAATAA
- the hflX gene encoding GTPase HflX — protein MAKKKFYETSKPQETAVLVAVPNYRQTDEQTEEYLDELAFLAETAGAQTLKRFVQKLDKPDVRTFVGSGKLEEIKAYVKEYEVDMVIFDDDLSPSQVRNIEREMQVKIVDRSLLILDIFALRAKTAQAHAQVEMAQYQYLLPRLTNLWTHLSKQKGGIGMKGPGETEIETDRRIVRDKISLLRERLRKFEKQNFEQRKARAGIVRVALVGYTNVGKSTLMNLLSKSEVFAENKLFATVDATVRKVVLENIPFLLSDTVGFIRKLPTKLIESFKSTLDEIREADLLVHVVDISHPSFEDHIAVVNETLKDINSADKPVLLVFNKIDQYLEKRQQELQEEDMNIRPSIEDLKETYMAKEHAPAMFISATDKLNIDALREELQRRVAEIHFQRYPNNV, from the coding sequence ATGGCTAAAAAGAAATTCTACGAAACCTCTAAGCCGCAGGAAACTGCCGTGCTGGTAGCTGTGCCAAACTACCGCCAAACTGATGAGCAAACAGAGGAATACCTTGATGAGCTTGCCTTCTTAGCTGAAACGGCAGGTGCACAAACCCTAAAGCGCTTCGTGCAGAAGCTGGACAAGCCAGATGTGCGCACCTTTGTAGGTAGTGGTAAACTTGAGGAAATAAAAGCTTATGTAAAGGAGTACGAGGTGGATATGGTGATCTTCGACGATGACTTGAGCCCCTCGCAGGTTCGTAACATAGAGCGTGAAATGCAGGTGAAGATTGTAGACCGCAGCTTGCTTATACTTGATATCTTCGCCCTGCGCGCTAAAACTGCCCAGGCACATGCCCAGGTAGAAATGGCTCAGTACCAGTACCTGCTACCGCGCCTTACTAACCTCTGGACTCACCTTTCCAAGCAGAAGGGTGGTATTGGTATGAAAGGTCCCGGTGAAACAGAGATTGAGACAGACCGCCGTATTGTGCGTGACAAGATTTCTTTGCTACGAGAGCGCCTGCGCAAATTTGAGAAGCAAAATTTTGAGCAGCGCAAAGCTCGCGCTGGCATAGTGCGTGTGGCACTGGTAGGATATACCAACGTGGGCAAGTCCACACTTATGAACCTGCTGTCAAAGTCAGAGGTATTTGCAGAGAACAAGCTGTTTGCTACCGTGGATGCCACAGTACGCAAGGTGGTACTCGAAAACATACCTTTCCTGCTCTCCGACACGGTAGGGTTCATCCGCAAGCTACCAACCAAGCTTATCGAGTCATTCAAATCTACGCTGGATGAGATACGCGAAGCTGATTTGCTGGTACATGTGGTGGATATATCGCACCCTTCGTTTGAAGACCATATTGCTGTTGTGAATGAGACTCTGAAAGACATTAACTCTGCAGATAAGCCAGTGCTGCTCGTATTCAATAAAATCGACCAGTACCTGGAAAAGCGGCAGCAGGAACTACAGGAGGAGGACATGAATATCCGGCCTTCTATCGAGGACCTGAAGGAGACTTATATGGCCAAAGAGCATGCTCCGGCCATGTTTATCTCTGCCACTGACAAGCTGAACATTGATGCACTGCGTGAAGAACTGCAGCGCCGTGTAGCTGAGATTCATTTTCAGCGTTATCCTAACAACGTGTAG
- a CDS encoding SixA phosphatase family protein produces MKTLYILRHAKSSWEFDELSDHDRPLNKRGRHDAPLMGQELAARGVEPQLIISSPAVRALSTATLIARELNYDPDDIVVDTRIYGADRDDLLQVVLSVPAEVSSLMLVGHNEALSEFANMLSQEPIGSLPTAGVAVLEFDCESWYDISKDNAKLLFHDFPKNHK; encoded by the coding sequence ATGAAAACGCTATATATTCTTAGGCACGCTAAATCGAGCTGGGAGTTTGATGAACTCAGCGACCATGACCGCCCACTGAACAAGCGGGGGCGCCATGATGCACCACTGATGGGACAGGAATTGGCTGCACGCGGCGTAGAGCCACAGCTTATAATTTCTAGCCCGGCAGTTCGCGCCCTTAGCACAGCTACTCTGATAGCTAGAGAGCTTAACTATGATCCCGATGATATTGTGGTGGACACCCGCATTTATGGTGCTGACCGAGACGACCTGCTGCAAGTTGTGCTGAGTGTACCTGCCGAAGTAAGTTCCCTCATGTTAGTGGGACACAACGAGGCGCTCTCAGAGTTTGCCAACATGCTTTCGCAGGAGCCAATCGGCAGCCTGCCCACAGCGGGCGTAGCAGTTCTCGAGTTTGATTGCGAGAGCTGGTACGATATATCAAAGGACAACGCCAAGCTTCTATTTCACGACTTCCCTAAGAACCACAAGTAA
- the ppk1 gene encoding polyphosphate kinase 1 yields the protein MVTDKTKKLKDSSDTPFINRELSWLAFNYRVLQEAKDTNVPLLERIKFMAIFSSNLDEYFKVRVATLKRLIKLKPKTRSRLEEEPQETLEQVLQEVHRQQEEFGQVFRDGILADLRQHNIHMLTEHGLNEEQEAWISDYFEETIEPLLLPIILDETETHLFLRDQTVYLGVKMWDPTEADCKPERFAMLEIPTKKHGSRFVKLPTVDEHRYVMFIDDVIRFCLPKLFPKYKSFAAHAVKVSRDAELDIEEEVSGSLMAKIQKSLKKRETGYPARLLYDPEAPQDLLDMMVAHTGITEDELVLGSKYHNFRDFFQFPDFNLPDLKYKPQPTLIHPQLEQATSMLAAMKERDYLVHYPYQSFDYVLRLFDEAARDPKVTSINATLYRVADNSKVAKALVKAAKNGKLVTVVVELKARFDEESNIYWAGKLQKAGANVIFGVPDLKVHSKIGLITRNERGKLVNYAYLSTGNYNEATSKIYADHALFTSDKRLTKDVEQVFNFFIDRQTDKKFDHLLVAPINMRQSFVKLVDQEVKNAKKGLPASMILKMNALQDGRMIKKLYQASQAGVKIQLLVRGICCLVPGVEGLSENIEVRSIVDRYLEHARVYVFHNNGDEKMYIASADWMTRNLNRRVEVAFPLYQPELVEQVRHIIDLQLQDDKKARNVDNSYLKPEEPTDVRSQYATYEYLRELVSPKVEDAFKTEQEQ from the coding sequence ATGGTAACAGATAAAACTAAAAAGCTGAAAGATAGCTCCGATACCCCTTTTATAAATCGGGAACTGAGTTGGCTTGCTTTTAACTATAGAGTACTGCAGGAGGCTAAAGATACTAATGTGCCCCTGCTGGAGCGCATCAAATTCATGGCTATTTTCTCATCCAACCTGGATGAGTATTTTAAAGTGCGAGTAGCCACCCTTAAGCGCCTGATCAAACTGAAACCCAAAACCCGCAGCAGGCTGGAAGAGGAGCCACAGGAGACACTGGAGCAAGTACTACAGGAGGTTCATCGGCAGCAGGAGGAATTTGGGCAGGTGTTCCGTGATGGCATACTAGCCGATCTGCGCCAGCACAACATCCACATGCTAACAGAGCATGGCCTTAATGAAGAGCAGGAAGCCTGGATTAGCGACTATTTTGAAGAAACGATTGAGCCGCTGCTGCTGCCTATTATACTGGACGAGACAGAAACGCACCTTTTCCTGCGAGACCAAACCGTATACCTGGGCGTGAAGATGTGGGACCCTACAGAAGCCGACTGCAAACCAGAACGCTTCGCCATGCTTGAGATTCCTACCAAAAAGCACGGAAGCCGCTTTGTAAAACTGCCTACAGTGGATGAGCATCGCTATGTCATGTTTATAGATGACGTGATTCGCTTCTGTCTGCCCAAGCTATTCCCGAAGTATAAATCTTTTGCTGCTCACGCTGTAAAGGTATCCAGGGATGCGGAGCTGGATATTGAGGAAGAAGTATCTGGAAGTTTGATGGCCAAAATACAGAAGAGCCTGAAGAAGCGTGAAACCGGTTATCCTGCCCGCCTACTCTACGACCCGGAAGCGCCTCAGGACCTGCTCGACATGATGGTAGCCCATACAGGCATTACTGAGGATGAATTAGTACTGGGCAGCAAGTACCATAACTTCCGCGACTTTTTTCAGTTCCCGGACTTCAACCTGCCTGACCTGAAGTATAAACCACAGCCTACCCTCATACATCCGCAGCTGGAACAAGCAACAAGCATGCTTGCCGCCATGAAGGAACGTGATTACCTGGTACACTATCCTTACCAGTCTTTCGATTACGTGCTTCGCCTGTTTGATGAGGCTGCTCGTGACCCCAAGGTTACCTCTATAAACGCAACGCTTTACCGTGTGGCTGATAACTCAAAAGTAGCTAAGGCCCTAGTTAAAGCGGCCAAAAACGGAAAACTGGTTACGGTGGTAGTAGAGCTGAAGGCCCGTTTCGACGAGGAGTCAAACATTTACTGGGCAGGAAAACTACAGAAAGCAGGCGCCAACGTTATTTTTGGTGTACCCGACCTGAAGGTGCACTCTAAAATTGGCCTTATTACCCGAAATGAGCGAGGTAAGCTAGTTAACTATGCCTACCTGAGCACAGGTAACTATAACGAAGCGACTTCCAAAATATACGCCGATCACGCCCTTTTTACATCTGATAAGCGACTAACTAAGGATGTTGAGCAAGTCTTTAATTTCTTTATAGACCGCCAAACTGACAAGAAGTTCGACCATTTGTTGGTGGCTCCCATTAACATGCGTCAGAGTTTTGTAAAGCTGGTTGACCAGGAAGTCAAGAACGCCAAGAAGGGATTACCGGCAAGTATGATCCTGAAGATGAACGCACTTCAGGATGGAAGGATGATCAAAAAGCTGTATCAGGCTAGCCAAGCCGGAGTAAAAATACAGTTGCTGGTGCGCGGTATCTGCTGCCTGGTGCCAGGGGTAGAGGGGCTGAGCGAAAATATTGAGGTGCGTAGCATCGTGGACCGCTATCTGGAGCATGCGCGGGTTTATGTCTTCCATAACAACGGCGATGAAAAAATGTATATCGCATCCGCAGATTGGATGACCCGAAACCTAAACCGCCGGGTGGAGGTCGCCTTTCCGCTTTACCAACCAGAACTGGTGGAGCAGGTGCGCCATATTATAGACCTACAGCTGCAGGACGATAAGAAAGCTCGTAATGTAGACAACAGCTACCTTAAGCCTGAAGAGCCTACTGACGTTCGTTCCCAATACGCCACCTATGAGTACCTGCGCGAGTTGGTGTCACCAAAGGTGGAGGACGCCTTCAAAACAGAGCAGGAACAGTAG
- a CDS encoding DUF6268 family outer membrane beta-barrel protein: protein MRKINILLPLLALMCFVLPAQAQAPETEALEEFASPGVRGMGKSRGVVISYDRLPNFDIDSESDDPRVGNGQGHIKRHNQFMVRAFAPILNKPQTKLIVGVNYELEEFNFEGLSESSYDLYRYLEDKNLKSLGLQVAYLHSLNERNFYLVRVKGELNGDYTHDNINITDYLKTTIDLAYGWKKSPDYSIGVGLQWGYTFGRQRVYPGILYNRTFNDNWGVESIFPANLRVRYNANEKTLFYAGYRLEGASYNLYVDEPPLSEFKDLELRRTDIKGLLRMEREIYDFLWFAVEGGFRQYYRHRLFDEVGSRDELIRNDLAGTGYVGVELFLVPPRRFTEKNR from the coding sequence ATGAGAAAAATTAACATACTTTTACCATTACTAGCCCTTATGTGCTTTGTGCTACCAGCACAGGCACAGGCTCCCGAAACGGAGGCTTTAGAAGAGTTTGCCTCGCCAGGTGTGCGGGGCATGGGTAAATCTCGTGGAGTAGTGATCAGCTATGATCGCTTACCTAACTTCGATATTGATTCAGAGTCTGATGACCCCCGTGTAGGAAACGGACAGGGACATATTAAAAGACACAATCAATTTATGGTGCGTGCCTTTGCGCCCATACTAAACAAGCCACAGACAAAGCTTATTGTTGGTGTTAACTACGAGCTGGAGGAGTTCAACTTCGAAGGACTCTCAGAGTCATCGTACGACCTGTACCGTTACCTGGAAGACAAGAACCTGAAGAGCTTGGGCTTACAGGTAGCTTACCTGCACTCCCTGAATGAGCGTAACTTTTACCTCGTAAGGGTGAAAGGCGAACTCAACGGAGATTATACTCATGACAACATCAACATAACCGATTACCTTAAAACAACAATAGACTTAGCCTACGGCTGGAAGAAGTCCCCTGATTATTCTATCGGGGTGGGCCTGCAGTGGGGCTATACCTTTGGGCGACAGAGAGTGTACCCAGGGATATTGTATAACCGCACGTTCAACGATAACTGGGGAGTGGAATCTATCTTCCCGGCTAACCTTCGGGTACGATATAATGCCAATGAAAAGACCCTGTTCTACGCCGGCTATCGCCTGGAGGGCGCTAGTTACAACCTTTATGTTGATGAGCCGCCACTGTCAGAGTTCAAGGACCTGGAGCTCCGCCGCACAGATATTAAAGGACTGTTGAGAATGGAGCGGGAGATATATGACTTCCTGTGGTTTGCTGTAGAAGGAGGTTTCCGGCAGTACTACAGGCACCGCCTGTTTGATGAGGTTGGCTCCCGAGATGAGTTGATAAGAAATGATTTAGCCGGTACAGGATACGTGGGGGTAGAGCTGTTTCTGGTTCCGCCGAGAAGATTTACAGAAAAGAACCGCTAG